A single Triticum dicoccoides isolate Atlit2015 ecotype Zavitan chromosome 2A, WEW_v2.0, whole genome shotgun sequence DNA region contains:
- the LOC119353842 gene encoding uncharacterized protein LOC119353842: MAREDRPEFVRWSEEFLSQERGSRVVHYYLEDVEGVSHLAVVGTERSLRHMLYVVSEDFHGPQGSGGADGGQGMFARKWRSRREVVDWLESFLPAKTLTSNFSKFGPRMGNDVGLDGYSETDSYVCHNLGTTCSTDIMWSGPFWTCSKQLQHYQAFCRNGTTISIHSFALVMSEEENRYLAYLEDMYEDKKGLKKVKVRWFHQNQEFACAIPPPAPHPCEVFITSYSQVISVECVDDIATVLTPEHYEKCGDTLPNSSLAGIRFCFRQYSKNKFKHFDLRTLRGYFNQAAVLSLKVSPEQEKDGSDVIRILRHCSPGKTKSSKQFERLYSKCLGTKICRSPQADSIPSYQKPSNKQSPVRHLSVKFIGPQSQPMPTYNVGDKIEVLSQDSGIVGCWFRCTVLRPCTSHDKLKIQYDDLENADNCGKLEERVRASILALPDKLGLRCPGRLRIRPRPQQKTLVDDTALLPGTAVDVWQFNGWWEGVLVSTDAGSSDGLQIYFPGENFFCVCQLNDIRISRDWIKSRWVHIERKPDVLSRIPSAGVQTRQLDNMTSTGRLGSNSALSDQELAVVQANSSRDKQTGVSMQTDVSLIDKASASIDDEKQTILGKRYAEHDCNGEETGAAKQTEASLTETASAAAEIEKQTMSGKRLREGTAEQNCNGQMFSLTDKGSASVEDDEKQTVLVKRVRYDDAEQDCNGEQTGAATQTEVSLTHMASAAAEDEKRTILGKRPRDDAAEHNCNGEVFCSTDKGSASIDDDEQTLLARGPREGDADQHCNNEVLSLTDKAATSVEDEKETILGKRPRDDDAEQQCNDEVFSLTVKASPPIEDEKQRVLGKRHRGDDDEQDCDGEVGVDLDVSKP; this comes from the exons ATGGCGAGGGAGGACCGACCGGAGTTCGTGAGGTGGAGCGAGGAGTTCCTCTCGCAGGAGAGGGGCAGCCGCGTCGTGCATTACTACTTGGAAGACGTCGAGGGCGTGTCTCACCTGGCAGTCGTGGGCACCGAGCGGAGCCTGCGCCACATGCTCTACGTCGTTTCAGAGGATTTCCATGGGCCGCAGGGATCCGGTGGCGCTGATGGTGGGCAGGGGATGTTTGCGCGCAAGTGGCGGTCACGCCGTGAGGTGGTGGATTGGCTCGAGTCCTTCCTTCCGGCGAAGACCCTCACCTCAA ATTTTTCAAAATTTGGACCTCGTATGGGCAATGATGTTGGATTAGATGGATACAGCGAAACTGATAGCTATGTGTGTCACAATCTG GGTACAACTTGCAGTACAGACATTATGTGGTCTGGTCCATTCTGGACTTGTAGCAAGCAGCTTCAGCACTATCAAGCCTTTTGTCGTAATGGAACCACAATATCT ATCCACTCTTTTGCACTTGTCATGTCTGAGGAGGAAAACCGTTATCTTGCATACTTGGAGGATATGTATGAAGATAAGAAGGGACTCAAGAAAGTTAAAGTGCGATGGTTTCATCAAAACCAGGAATTTGCTTGTGCCATACCTCCTCCTGCTCCTCATCCTTGCGAAGTTTTCATCACCTCTTATTCTCAAGTAATCAGTGTTGAGTGTGTCGATGATATTGCTACTGTTTTAACCCCAGAGCATTATGAAAAATGTGGGGACACTTTGCCAAATAGTTCATTGGCGGGGATCCGTTTCTGCTTTCGTCAGTACAGCAAAAATAAATTTAAGCATTTTGACTTGAGAACATTGCGTGGATATTTTAATCAAGCTGCTGTCCTATCCTTGAAAGTTTCACCTGAACAAGAAAAGGATGGTTCTGATGTCATAAGGATACTCAGACATTGTTCACCTGGGAAGACCAAGTCTTCAAAGCAGTTCGAGAGGCTTTATTCGAAATGTTTGGGTACCAAAATCTGCCGAAGCCCACAAGCAGACTCCATACCATCTTATCAGAAGCCAAGTAATAAACAATCTCCTGTAAGACATCTCTCAGTTAAGTTTATAGGGCCCCAGAGTCAGCCTATGCCAACCTACAACGTTGGTGACAAGATAGAGGTCTTATCTCAAGACAGTGGCATTGTGGGCTGCTGGTTCAGGTGTACAGTTCTGAGGCCATGTACTAGTCATGACAAACTGAAGATTCAATATGATGATCTCGAAAATGCTGATAATTGTGGTAAATTGGAG GAGCGTGTACGTGCCTCTATATTGGCTCTTCCTGATAAACTTGGACTGAGATGCCCAGGCCGGCTAAGAATTAGGCCACGTCCTCAACAAAAGACTTTGGTCGATGACACTGCTCTTTTACCTGGAACTGCTGTTGATGTCTGGCAATTTAATGGCTGGTGGGAAGGAGTTTTAGTGAGTACAGATGCCGGTTCATCTGATGGCCTGCAAATATATTTCCCAG GTGAAAACTTTTTTTGTGTATGCCAGCTAAATGATATAAGAATTTCAAGAGATTGGATCAAGAGTCGTTGGGTACATATAGAAAGGAAGCCAGATGTGCTGTCGAGAATACCTTCGGCTGGTGTCCAAACTAGGCAACTTGATAACATGACATCCACTGGTCGTTTGGGCTCCAATTCTGCACTATCTGATCAAGAGCTTGCTGTTGTGCAAGCAAACTCCAGTCGAGATAAACAGACTGGAGTCAGTATGCAAACTGATGTTAGTTTGATTGACAAGGCCTCTGCTTCTATAGATGATGAGAAGCAAACAATATTAGGGAAGCGATATGCTGAGCATGACTGCAATGGGGAAGAAACAGGAGCTGCTAAGCAAACTGAGGCTAGTTTAACTGAGACAGCCTCTGCAGCTGCAGAGATTGAAAAGCAAACGATGTCAGGGAAGCGGCTTAGGGAGGGTACTGCAGAACAGAACTGCAACGGGCAAATGTTTAGTTTGACTGATAAGGGCTCTGCTTCTGTAGAGGATGATGAGAAGCAAACAGTGTTAGTGAAGCGAGTGAGGTATGATGATGCTGAACAGGACTGCAATGGGGAACAAACAGGAGCTGCTACGCAAACTGAGGTTAGTTTAACTCACATGGCCTCTGCAGCTGCAGAGGATGAAAAGAGAACGATATTGGGGAAGCGGCCTAGGGACGATGCTGCGGAACATAACTGCAATGGGGAAGTGTTCTGTTCAACTGATAAGGGCTCTGCTTCTATAGATGATGATGAGCAAACATTATTAGCAAGGGGACCTAGGGAGGGCGATGCTGATCAGCACTGCAATAATGAAGTGTTAAGTTTGACTGATAAGGCAGCTACTTCTGTAGAGGATGAAAAGGAGACAATATTAGGGAAGCGGCCAAGGGATGATGATGCTGAACAGCAGTGCAACGATGAAGTATTCAGTTTAACTGTTAAGGCttctcctcctatagaggatgaaAAGCAAAGAGTATTAGGGAAGCGACATAGGGGTGATGATGATGAACAAGACTGCGACGGGGAAGTAGGCGTAGACTTAGATGTCAGCAAGCCGTGA